Proteins encoded within one genomic window of Aerococcus viridans:
- a CDS encoding FAD/NAD(P)-binding protein, with the protein MRIAIIGFGIAGASTLIQLSKQFDLNAATDQVDVYETRPRLGAGAPYAEDDDATVINSFPRSLSLDDDDNEDFINWTKANYPAIDIDNVFAPRTIYGEYVEAYLKPYLAKDYVRHIQASVTDFQVVDADGTPLYQRPLEDGLAYQVFSSENGWSQIYDAVFFAIGHPPYQDPYQLDGQANYIQDPYPLQEKLQATKDKHRIGIVGSGLTTIDLINYCNKYDLFADHEVTVYFRHEPFRSVIQPDANEDYIQSIDDEWIKTQRAANKGAIPIQVVINQVKADLKANGIDYSRVWANFNTGSVATVTKAIRQDDPDYRRFQGFFRAFYPVLHRMMGALDADGQDYFYKDLGPFFRMLYSQAPAASISMILDLVAQGKLKLVSGLSDIQPLEKGQFHLYANGIRHKEDVLINATGFNSRLSQAKDTDPLLGNLIRRNLILPDNQDNILAAYPSATPLNPNYQILDNVYFLGSWIASTQGPNTSVALAKKQTQIAVTDFYQQVNKHQ; encoded by the coding sequence ATGCGAATTGCCATAATAGGTTTTGGGATTGCGGGTGCCAGCACCCTAATCCAATTAAGTAAACAGTTTGATTTAAATGCAGCTACCGACCAAGTAGATGTCTATGAAACACGCCCACGTTTAGGTGCAGGTGCCCCATATGCAGAGGATGACGATGCCACGGTCATCAACTCCTTCCCGCGGTCATTGTCCCTTGATGACGACGACAACGAGGATTTTATCAATTGGACCAAGGCCAACTATCCGGCAATTGATATCGACAATGTCTTTGCCCCGCGCACCATTTATGGTGAATACGTGGAAGCATATCTCAAACCCTATTTAGCCAAAGATTACGTCCGTCATATCCAAGCCAGTGTCACCGACTTTCAAGTCGTAGATGCAGACGGGACACCCTTATATCAGCGACCGCTTGAAGACGGCTTAGCTTATCAAGTCTTTAGCTCGGAAAATGGCTGGTCTCAGATTTACGACGCGGTCTTTTTTGCCATTGGCCACCCGCCCTACCAAGACCCATATCAATTGGACGGCCAGGCCAATTACATTCAAGACCCTTACCCATTGCAGGAGAAATTGCAGGCGACTAAAGACAAGCATCGAATTGGGATTGTGGGCTCTGGTTTAACGACTATCGACTTGATCAATTACTGCAACAAGTACGATTTATTTGCCGACCATGAAGTGACGGTCTACTTTCGCCACGAACCCTTCCGATCAGTGATCCAACCTGACGCTAACGAAGACTATATCCAGTCCATCGACGATGAATGGATTAAAACACAAAGAGCAGCCAACAAGGGGGCTATCCCGATTCAAGTCGTCATCAACCAAGTCAAGGCCGACCTAAAGGCCAACGGTATTGACTACAGCCGGGTTTGGGCCAACTTCAATACAGGTTCAGTCGCTACTGTCACAAAGGCCATCCGCCAAGATGATCCTGACTACCGCCGTTTCCAAGGCTTTTTCCGAGCCTTCTACCCAGTCCTACACCGGATGATGGGCGCCCTAGACGCAGACGGACAGGACTATTTCTACAAGGATTTGGGTCCCTTCTTTCGTATGCTGTATTCACAAGCCCCAGCCGCTTCCATCAGCATGATCTTAGACTTAGTAGCCCAAGGCAAATTAAAATTGGTTTCTGGCTTGTCTGATATCCAACCCTTGGAAAAGGGCCAGTTCCACCTATACGCTAACGGAATCCGCCACAAGGAAGATGTCTTAATCAACGCCACTGGCTTCAATAGTCGTTTAAGTCAGGCAAAAGACACTGACCCGTTACTGGGTAATTTGATCCGCCGTAATTTAATCCTGCCTGACAACCAGGACAATATTTTAGCGGCTTACCCAAGCGCGACGCCATTAAACCCTAACTACCAAATCCTAGACAATGTCTACTTCCTAGGTAGCTGGATTGCTTCAACCCAAGGGCCGAACACGTCCGTTGCCTTGGCCAAGAAACAAACCCAAATTGCCGTCACTGACTTCTACCAACAAGTCAACAAGCACCAGTAA